The following proteins are co-located in the Polymorphospora rubra genome:
- a CDS encoding LacI family DNA-binding transcriptional regulator: MTKRRGNGSRQSDIAREAGVSQSTVSMVLRGSGDLSRISPETQRRVINAARRLRYPTNAPQQRDGAERRATPYLLGVHTFEPIFPTSAWDYYFEFLQGIEEQAGLEGCNLVLFTASRDEDGVRRIYRDGVSTLRQAAGSVLLGHHANRDDLVQLAQDGHPYVYIGRREIPEADLCYVGGDYRSATGRIVDDLVAMGHRGFAYLGEAIRHEPQVDRWDGFSATLDRFGLPVPTPAFVHPDQLTAQWLDAALAGGATAILVESVGLLRVLAAMAGLRGLTIPADVSVVLLVDDQGGEFSPGQWASLRVPRNAMGRRAVRLLAGLLADPTGEHERQVLLPCAHHLAPTVAPPRAST, from the coding sequence GTGACGAAGCGACGGGGGAACGGTTCGCGTCAGTCCGACATCGCCCGCGAGGCGGGCGTGTCGCAGTCCACTGTGTCCATGGTGCTGCGCGGCTCCGGCGACCTGAGCCGGATCTCGCCGGAGACCCAGCGCCGGGTGATCAATGCCGCCCGCCGCCTGCGCTATCCGACGAACGCCCCGCAGCAGCGCGACGGCGCCGAGCGGCGGGCCACGCCGTACCTGCTCGGCGTGCACACCTTCGAGCCGATCTTCCCGACCAGCGCCTGGGACTACTACTTCGAGTTCCTGCAGGGCATCGAGGAACAGGCCGGCCTGGAGGGCTGCAACCTCGTGCTGTTCACCGCGTCCCGCGACGAGGACGGCGTCCGCCGCATCTACCGCGACGGGGTCAGCACGCTGCGCCAGGCCGCCGGCAGCGTACTGCTCGGCCACCACGCCAACCGTGACGACCTGGTGCAGCTCGCCCAGGACGGCCACCCGTACGTCTACATCGGACGACGGGAGATTCCCGAGGCCGACCTGTGTTACGTCGGCGGCGACTACCGGTCGGCGACCGGCCGGATCGTCGACGACCTGGTGGCGATGGGCCACCGCGGCTTCGCCTACCTCGGCGAGGCGATCCGCCACGAACCGCAGGTCGACCGGTGGGACGGGTTCTCGGCGACGCTCGACCGCTTCGGGCTGCCGGTGCCCACCCCCGCGTTCGTCCACCCCGACCAGCTGACCGCCCAGTGGCTGGACGCGGCGCTGGCCGGCGGTGCCACCGCGATCCTGGTCGAGTCGGTCGGCCTGCTGCGGGTCCTCGCCGCGATGGCCGGACTGCGCGGGCTGACGATCCCGGCCGACGTCTCCGTCGTGCTGCTCGTCGACGACCAGGGCGGCGAGTTCAGCCCCGGACAGTGGGCCTCACTCCGGGTCCCGCGCAACGCGATGGGCCGGCGCGCCGTACGCCTGCTGGCCGGCCTGCTCGCCGACCCGACCGGGGAGCACGAACGGCAGGTCCTGCTGCCGTGCGCGCACCACCTGGCGCCCACCGTCGCCCCGCCCCGGGCGTCCACCTGA
- a CDS encoding FAD-dependent oxidoreductase has protein sequence MTPAPALPGLHHHLPPPVVADDAEPVHADLVVYGATSGGVTAAVRAAREGLSVLLLAFDDHLGGMSAAGLGTTDVGRPDTVGGLARRFYADVAAAYHAADPHWSVEAHVAEEIFARWLDEAGVAVRHHQHLSGVTMAAGRIVELRTDDGNRYRAPVYVDASYEGDLMAAAGVSYTVGRESRDTYGEPLAGVQHSVNHQFELDVDPWIEPGRPASGLLPGISPDPYGEVGDGDRRVQAYNFRLHVTTSARRLPFPEPDGYDPDRYELLRRYVEAGGYELFGRTTEVRPGVFDMNNHGAFSSDHIGANYDWPEVDHARREEIFQDHVRYQAGLLFFLANDPRLPDKIRTATREYGLAPAEFRGTSHWPHQLYVREARRMVADHVVTQHDAAGRATAHDPLALASYVMDSHNAKRVLVDGRPRNEGNVQHPVTVPFGVPYRAIVPRRGECANLLVTWAVSASHIAFASVRMEPVFMMVGEAAGCAAAQAVAGSVAVQDVDYETLRKALLRGGAVLTWPPSA, from the coding sequence ATGACACCAGCACCAGCGCTGCCCGGGCTGCACCACCATCTCCCGCCGCCCGTCGTGGCCGACGACGCCGAGCCGGTCCACGCCGACCTGGTCGTCTACGGCGCGACCTCCGGCGGCGTCACCGCCGCCGTCCGCGCCGCCCGTGAGGGCCTCTCCGTCCTGCTGCTCGCCTTCGACGACCACCTCGGCGGGATGAGCGCCGCCGGGCTCGGCACCACCGACGTCGGCCGCCCCGACACCGTCGGCGGGCTCGCCCGCCGCTTCTACGCCGACGTCGCCGCCGCCTACCACGCCGCCGATCCACACTGGAGCGTCGAGGCGCACGTCGCCGAGGAGATCTTCGCCCGCTGGCTCGACGAGGCCGGCGTCGCCGTCCGCCACCACCAGCACCTGAGCGGCGTCACCATGGCGGCCGGCCGGATCGTCGAACTGCGCACCGACGACGGCAACCGCTACCGGGCTCCGGTCTACGTCGACGCGTCGTACGAGGGCGACCTGATGGCGGCGGCCGGGGTGTCGTACACGGTCGGGCGGGAGTCCCGGGACACCTACGGTGAGCCGCTGGCCGGTGTCCAGCACAGCGTCAACCACCAGTTCGAGCTCGACGTCGACCCGTGGATCGAGCCCGGCCGGCCGGCGAGCGGCCTGCTGCCCGGCATCAGCCCCGACCCCTACGGCGAGGTCGGCGACGGCGACCGGCGGGTCCAGGCGTACAACTTCCGGCTGCACGTCACCACGTCGGCGCGGCGGCTGCCGTTCCCCGAACCCGACGGCTACGACCCGGACCGTTACGAACTCCTCCGCCGCTACGTCGAGGCCGGCGGCTACGAACTGTTCGGCCGTACCACCGAGGTCCGCCCCGGGGTGTTCGACATGAACAACCACGGCGCGTTCTCCTCCGACCACATCGGCGCCAACTACGACTGGCCGGAGGTCGACCACGCCCGCCGCGAGGAGATCTTCCAGGACCACGTCCGCTACCAGGCCGGGCTGCTGTTCTTCCTGGCCAACGACCCCCGGCTGCCCGACAAGATCCGCACCGCCACCCGGGAGTACGGGCTCGCGCCGGCGGAGTTCCGCGGCACCTCGCACTGGCCGCACCAGCTCTACGTGCGCGAGGCCCGCCGGATGGTCGCCGACCACGTGGTCACCCAGCACGACGCCGCCGGCCGGGCGACCGCACACGACCCGCTCGCCCTCGCCTCGTACGTGATGGACTCGCACAACGCCAAGCGGGTCCTGGTCGACGGGCGGCCGCGCAACGAGGGCAACGTGCAGCACCCGGTCACCGTCCCGTTCGGAGTGCCGTACCGGGCGATCGTGCCGCGCCGCGGCGAGTGTGCCAATCTGCTCGTCACGTGGGCGGTGTCGGCGTCGCACATCGCGTTCGCCTCGGTACGGATGGAACCGGTGTTCATGATGGTGGGGGAGGCGGCCGGCTGCGCGGCGGCGCAGGCGGTGGCCGGATCGGTCGCGGTGCAGGACGTCGACTATGAGACCCTGCGCAAGGCTCTGCTCCGCGGCGGCGCGGTGTTGACATGGCCACCGTCGGCATGA